Below is a genomic region from Equus caballus isolate H_3958 breed thoroughbred chromosome X, TB-T2T, whole genome shotgun sequence.
taaaaactacttcaTCTCTAATTCTGTATCTGCAcctaatattgtttatttataccttcattttcttgtcttgtctTTACTTTTTTGAGGACTGATTGGACTAGGGTTTGtcattttaatagtcttttcaaaaacttGAGTTTTGACTTTACTAATCCTagtgttctttttctctatttcattagtGTTTTCTCTTATTGcaattatttccctctttcttttgtcttcatgTTTAGtccattattattcttttaactcTTGTTTTGAAAGCTCATTTTATTAAGTTTTGATCCTTCTTATTCTCTAATACattcatttaatgctataaatttctctctaaagaCTTGCTTTAACATCCTCCTGacatttaaatatgtattatttttgtttttatatttagttcttaatattttatcatttaccttagggtttttattttctccataaaatatttatgtgagtgcttttagtttccaagtgttttgGTGTTTGAGACTGTtttttggatatttatttttacttttattgcctTTTGTTTAGAGAATTTGTCctgtgtggggttttttgtgtttcttgtggCCTAGCACATGGTCAGCTTTTTAAGTGTTCCTTGTATGCTTAATAATAACTTACATCCCCTCAGTTTTGGGGGTTCAGAGTTCTATTTATGTTTTTTCAGGtcaattttactaattttcttattcaaatcatctttttctattgaatttaAGTCTGTCTCATCCATCAATTTCTGAGAGAAGtatgaatttatcaatttctgtgaTCCATTCTTTCAAACTTTGCATTATTTATGTTGAGGCTCCATTATTAGATATACATAGgttcagaataattttattttcctaatgaatTATTTATCAACAAGTAAAAACACTTAATACTCCTAAATatgtttttgtcttaaaaatctctCAGATAGTAATTTAGTTATACCAGCCTTCTTTGGCTTAGTATTTGCCCCAGTATATCTATTTAGAGtctttcatgttttttaatttttttttattctcgaAACGTTAGCTGCCCTACGCTTGGGGGTGGCTGTGCCACAATCTCCCTAAACTCTCTTTCTGGTGAGCTTATCCTGTCACAATGCCTCCCATATTTCCAAACCTGACATCCCACTTGAACTGCAGATGCATTTTTTTCAGCTATCTGAATGACACTAATAGGCATCTCAGATTTTACATGCCATGCGTTTCCCACCCTTCCTCCCCAGATGTGCCCCTGGCAAAATCCCCAAACTAAGAAATAGCACTACCATCAACCCAGGTGTTCAAGTCCAAACACCAGAACCGAGGttattttcatttcccatttCTCACCTCTGGTCCATGAGCAAATCTTCTTGATTCATGCAAATGCATCTGGAATTTGTCTAGGTCTCTTCATTTCCTCTGTCACCACCACAGTTCCAGCTACCATCATCTCTCTTCTGGACTAGCTACATTATCTCCTAACTTGTCTCCCAGCTTCAACTCTCCTGACCCCTCTACATTCTTCTAAGCAGCCAGAGTCACTGACAACATTCGGGGAGAATTATTGTACGTTATAGTCAATATCACAAATTTGACTTTCAGCCTTGACATTATATTTTTCACTCCTTCTATTGATGtaatttggggttttgggtaccATGGTACTTTAATGGAAGAAAGGGGACaattgaaggaaaaaacaatATTTGGATGTTTTGTAAGGGCAATATGCAGGTCCAGCACGGTGACCTGGGAAGTCACTCCCGTGTCTATGGGAAAGTCAGCCTAAGGCTCAGTTACCATTATCACTGTTGCCCAGGGTGAGCTTGTCAAAGAGATAGTCTGCCAAGCTGGCTTTTGGGGTCTCCACTTTGCTATCTAGTTAACATTAACAAGcaataatatttgcatattttattaatcaaaaaaTTTCACGTAAAATTTAAGAACCCTTTGTTTTAATCCCTGCCCAATCCCATTCCCTTCACTCCTTCCCCAGAGGCAATTGGGGAATCACAATTGTGATTTTCAGGCCACGTTTTTAGGCTTTTACCATGCACAGGTACCCACATTCACCAGGGTCCCAGACCAGCCACCCCACACCACCACTTTGTTTATGAGGGGAAGATTAATTTTGTGTTTCCCAGGGTCCCATGGAATACCTTCTCCCTCCATCCACAGAGATCCCGAGCTGCATGTGGATGGGACGTGGGTGGGCGGAGAGACTCCTGGATACCTGACTTAAAACTTAAAAGAGGAGATCTGCACACATGAATCAAGGAcagagctttatttatttaggaaccACATAACTGTATTGGAAGAAATggcaaaactggaagaaaaaaaaagtgaacgtTTTGCAAGGGCAATATTGCAATATGTATGCTCGGTATGGTGATCAGGGGAAGTCACCCTGTGGCTCTGGGGAAAGCAGTCCAAACTCAGTTCTTACTGCCGTCCCCCAGGGTGAGCTTGTCGAAGAGGTACTCTGCCAGGCCGTCTGCTGGGGCCCCCATCTTGAGCAGGTTGGTGAGATGGTCCCCCAACTCCTTCATGGACTTGACTTGCTCGAGCAGGAGGTGACTCTCCAGGAAGTGGCACAGATGGGGATCCGCCTTGTCGGTGGCCAGCTGGTGCAGATCGAGCAGGCTCTGGTTGACGTTCTTCTCCAGCTGGAGCGCACACTCCACCGCCTTCAGGCTGCTCTCCCAGTCGTCGCGGTCTGGCTTCTTGATGTCGCCAAGGCGGAGCCGGCCTCCGCGCTGGTTCTGCAGCTGCATCAGCCTCTCGGCGTGCTCCCTCTTCTGGCGCGACTGCTGCAGGAACAGCTGGAAGAAGTGCTTCAGGGCCACGTCGGCCCTGTCGAAGTAGTAGGCCATCGACATGTACACGTAGGAGGCGTACAGCTCCAGGCAGATCTGGCCGTTGATGGCGGCCTCGCAGTCGGGGTGGTAGTTCTGGAGCACCTGCGAGGGCTGCGCGGTCGCCATGGCTGGAGGCGCGAAGGCGAAGGCGACCTCAAGGTGTTCCCAGAGTGGGTGACGAAGGCGCCGTTGGGTGAGCTCTGGCTCAGTGGCAGTTCTGGCTCGCGACCAAAATGGCGTCACACCAAATTGGGACTGTCCGTTATTTTACGGAGGTGGGGGAGATCCGTTTTACGTTACGTTACGTTGCGTTGCGTCACGTCACGTCACATTGTGTCACGTTACGTTACGTTATATTACTTTACGGTGGGTGGGGTAGCTGGGAGGGGCTCAAGCGTGGTGTTCTGGGTTGGATCAGGGCTTGGATGAATCCGGGAGACTGTGTGCTAAGCGTCTGCactatatgatattttaaaactttattcatgaatatagatgcaagcGTCTTAAGTTAATCATTTGCATGATTTCTTTGAGCAGCTTAATTGAATATTGTCCTAATGTGATTGTTTCATTAAATATAGTGCTTTTGGGGTCTCATTAGTTATGTTTAATATCGCACAGTTTTATTTGAATGTTAGATAAATCAGTGACTTCAACATCCATACTGATGACACTTCTGATAGCCTCCTCACTCGGTTCCTAGACTTAGTAACTCCAGTGACCTCCGCTTTTCTCTTGCTAGTCATGGTCTAGTTCACGCTGCTCTGACAGGAGAGCACCACCTCTAGAGCCTCAGTGAATCTTTCCACCTCTCCATCTTTCACTCTTTCTGAGCTTGTTCTTCACTCCCTTTATTCTCTCATCTCTTAATCTTTCAGCACAGTCCTAGAAGCACGTTCCTTCTGCCCTGTCTGGAGCCCGGTAGGACAGATTCAATGATCTCATCGCTGATATCCTAGATTTGCTCTCCCCCTTCACCTGGCTTGTCAATTACCTTGCTCTTGGCTAGGTACACACTTCCCTTTTCTCTGGCAGAAAACAAAAGGTTTAGGTGCGTTCTTAGAGAAAGCACTTACCCACGGGGATGTATTCATTCCCTCCAACCTCATTTGTTCTTTCACTGACACTCAACAAGTCTCTTTGTAAGCCCAATTATGTTGTATGGAATGAGCCACCGTGGTAGGGAATACCACTGATCTCAAAtggcctttcattcattcattaattcattcaacaaatacttattgattaCCTGCTATGGCCCAGGCACTGGTCTAGGATTTGGGCATATATTAGtaacaaagagaaacaaagtcTCTGTTTCCTTAGTGTTTGTATTCTAGTGGAGaagcagacaaaaacaaaacaaaacaaaacaactaccATTTTTCCCCCTTATTGTCTCAAGTAAATACATACAAGATATTACACATGtgcatggaaataaaaaagacgAAATATGTTCTTAGAATTCAAGGATATTATAGTGGGAGACAGAAGATCAACCTAggtatttataattaatttgtgCATtaattcaacaaccatttataTACTCCAAATATGTGTCAGACGCTGTGTTTGATTCTTGAGATGTGCAGAAGAATCAAATGTGGTCTGTTCTCAAGTTATAAGACAGAATGACAGAATATTATAAGTACTCTCAGGTAAAGTTAGGATAAAATGCCTAATTTCACATAAAGATTTAATCCCATAGCTTTGATTAATGCACCTTTTTTGGTCTGTTTCTCTCTTGGAAGCTTATCCTATTTTATGATCAGAgtttatgaagaaagaaaaggatcacATATCAAATGTCCTGATGTAAACTTATTTAAACAGTTCTAGAGACATTTAATTGCTGAttctgtaaagaaataaaataacaacagtGTCTATTTCATAAGTTGATTTTAATGATAAAATCACACACTAGAGGTGGAAGAGAATTACGTGGTCAGTTTCTGAGTGAGATAAAGTtgtattctgtattttcttaacACCAGTGTTTAGTCTTAATGTAATTGTAGACTTTCAAAGTTTCCTTGGGAGATTTCAATTTAGACTTGATTGTAAGAATCTATTTAAGTAGGAGTCTTGATTTTGTAGaacattttctcattatttcccaagattatttaataattaatttctaCCTACAATTTTACACTCCAAATACTTGAAATAATAAGACTATTGAATGGTTATGTGTATACTAAGGAATGATAATGGTGTTTCTCAGATATTTCATCCCTCATCATTACCTCCTAGGGAAGAAAgtaatggtaaaatatt
It encodes:
- the LOC100147034 gene encoding ferritin heavy chain-like, which encodes MATAQPSQVLQNYHPDCEAAINGQICLELYASYVYMSMAYYFDRADVALKHFFQLFLQQSRQKREHAERLMQLQNQRGGRLRLGDIKKPDRDDWESSLKAVECALQLEKNVNQSLLDLHQLATDKADPHLCHFLESHLLLEQVKSMKELGDHLTNLLKMGAPADGLAEYLFDKLTLGDGSKN